GCCGAGGATTCTGGGGAATTCCCGGGGGTTACATTCCTGTGGATGTGACCAGCTCTGACTGGGAGAGGATCGGTAGGTGGGGCCCGGGTGGCGGCGGGGTCGGCCGGGGGGACGGACGGAAGGaccccgggggcagggggtccGAGGCTGGGCCGCACCAGCTCCGGATCGATCCCGGTTTATAAGTTCCCGTAAggccgggcgggcccggggcggcagATGGGCCTGTTCGATCGGACGTTAGATCGAGATAAGGgactcctctgccctctcccactgAGAGTCGCCGgaacccccggggccggggggcggggccatcCCCGGGGGGTTCTGGACCCCTCGAGAAGGCCCGGCTcgctcctcctgccccctggtAATAACCATCATCGAAAACGGTGGGATCTCTCAAACGCTCGCTTTGTAGCGAgggccgctctaagcgccggggtagatccaagctaatggggttggacaagatccctggcccacatgggactcccggccttaatccccactgtccGGATGAGgtgcccgaggcccagagaagtgaagacacccgcccgaggtcacagagcggacgagcggcggagccgggatcagaacccaggtccttctgactgccgggcccggacTCGATCGGCTCCTTGGCTCTCAGCCGGACGGCGAGACCCCGTTGAGACCCTCCCCGGGGCCTATCGGGCACCGCGGCCTCTGCCCTTTTCACAGAcgctccccgggccccgggggcttccgggacggggaccgggttcgagggccgggggggggaacgTCCTGGATTTGAGGAATGGAGCGTCGGTtccgtgggggggcgggggccggtcccGGGGAGCTGCAGAATACGGGAAGGGggtgggccgggccccgggggaggccgagggTCACCGAGTTGGaagaaggaggcggggggggggggtccgacgGGTGACGTCACCGGATCCGAGCCGGGAGGCGGtcgaggccgggcccgggcccgccggcggGAGTCCGTCAAGTCGAGCGGTcttatttctcgagcgcttactgtgtgcggagcaccggactaaacgctggggagagtccgaCGGAACGATAtaacggagacgatccctgcccacggcgagcttacggtccggagggaAAAATGAGTTCCGGACCGGGCGGGGGGCGCCGCGGGAGGTCGGCGGGACtgcccctctgccacccccgggGACTTGACCTCTCTCCGGAGGGCAGCGTGGAGAAGCCCGGGAGCCTAGGGCACCGTGAGCTTGACATggggctctgcgcgcagtaagcgctccgtaaatacccgCGATCGATCGGTTGAGGAAGAGAggtggcgggagggaggaagaggaggaagagaaagaagaaggggaggaagaggaggaggaagaagaggagagaaagaaaaaagcgagagaggaagaggtggtgaaggaagaaaaagagaagggcagAGGTAGAAAGAGGAGACGGAAGAGAATAGAGAAGGAGGAGGCCGTTGATTAGGCagttagtaggtgccaggcaccgtcctaagcgccgggggagatagaagctgatcaggtgggacaaagtccgtGTACCACGCGAGACTTCCGGTCTTCggcccctttttacggatgagggatccGGGGCCCAGATGAgggaggtgactcacccaaggtcacggggcggacaggcggcggagccgagactagaacccgggtccttctgattcccgggccggggctccggcAGCCAGGCCCCGCCACCCTTAtagcggccccgggcccggagccccGGCCGGAAAGGAAATCTGGGCTCGCGGCCCGGGCGCCCGGAGCCCGGGATGGCGGCCCCAACCGCGGTCCGGGGCCGGGACCCGAGATACCGACGGTGgagccgcccgcccccgggggacCTCCGTGCCCGGCTCCCAAcagggtggccggggggggggggggcaccgcgGGGCCGGTCTGGGCGCCGGTCCCGTCTGCCCGTGCCGGCCAAATatggggccggggccccgggagggCGGCCCCCCTCGGTGACGgatgcccggccccccgcccctctgccgGCCTCCGTTTTCCCAGGGGCTAAAAAtaggtggggaaggagccagggagCCACTGTCCGAGCACCGGGGCCCTCGGGGGAACAGGCCGGAAGAGGAAACGGCTCCCGAGAtggcgggggcgagggagggaggggtggaggaggaggaagaccagtGGTAGTAATAACGGGgttcttaatgatgataataataatgtcggtatttgttaagcgcttactgtgtgccaaacactgttctaagcgccgggggagatacgaggtcatcaggtcgtcccacgtagggctcacggtcttcatccccattttgcagatgaggtaactgaggcccagagaagtgacatcccccaaggtcgcacagccgaccagtggcggagccgggattagaacccacgtcctctggctcccaagcccgggctctacccactgggccacgctgctctaccAGTAATGGTAatagaagtagaggaggaggaggaggaggaggagttgaacTTGTCTTGCGGAAGGGAAACTGAGCCCGGGGCATCAGGAGAGGAAGGGTATAATGCCCTCCTAGGAGCCACCGGCCGGGcaacctccccccggccccaggacGGCCAAATCGCCGGGCGGGCTCCGGCCACCGACGGGACGGgacgccgggccgggcccgaaacgcggactcccgggcccgccccgTGGGGAGTCTCCGCTGACGACGACGGCGACGACACGATGATGACGTTGACGACGACGATGCCgacggaggccgggggcgggcggcgtgggaggggagggggagacccagGTTGAATGGACCGCTTGTTCCCCGGAGGGCGGGAGCCAGCTGACCTGGCTGGAGGGGAATCGGCCCAGCCGGGAGGTTGGCACCGCCGGGCGCCGACAGATGGCCGGCGGCCACGGCGGGGAGGCACCGTGGCTCCCCGCGTCCCCGCCTCCCGCGGCCCCCGGGGTGACGGCCGTCTCGAGGTGGGGGATGAGGTCGATCTTCCGgaacggggagggggcgtggaTTTTAAGTGGCTTGTCGGGGAACGGCTCagaggccggagcccgggcccgcgcgtcggaaggacccggtttctaatcccggctccgccacctgtccgccgcgcGGAAACTGGGGCCgggcgcttcgcttctcggggccgcggtgacctcatctggaaaatggggaccaggGTGAgcgccccaggcgggacggggaccgcgtccaacccgatcgacccgtatctcccccggctctCGGAAccgcgctcggcacacagcaagcgctcaacggACGCCATCGTCGTTATCGTTACCATTAACGTCGTTATTAGGAAGGACTAGGCGTTTACCAAAACCTCCCCCCAGAGCCCCTCCCATCAAACCCCTCCCATCgcaccccttcccgcccccgccccgtcctcgcCGGCTAAGTTTGCGGCTGGAACGGGGGACGAGAACGGGCCTCTTCCCATCCGGTCGCCCCCGAACCCGTGGCGGGGGGGAttccgggggcccggccccccgggcgcCGTCCAGAGGGCGGGAtctcgggggcggggagcggggccgtTGGGGTGACCCCCTCGGCCGCCGCCCGGATGCCAACCGCAACCCGTGTCCCCAGGGCCAGGCCGGAGGCCGGACGGCCGCTGAGCCGGGCTCCCTCGGCGCCGGCCGCATCCAGATGAGGGGGAGACCCTCCCGGAGGgatgcccgccccccgcccgcaccCCCTtgtcccgctgctgctgctgctgctgctgctctcctgTCAGGTGAGTCCCGGTATCCTCGGCGCTGTGGCGGCCCTGCCCcggtccccccgggccccggggtcccCCGTCTCCGCCCCGCTCAcggcccccctccgcctccccccggcccgcaggCTCCCTCCGCCCAGGTCCTGGATTTCGTCTTCGAGAAGTGGAAGGGCTACAGCAACGAGTGCCTGCGAAACCTCAGCCTGCTGCCCCCTCCCACAGGTGAGGCCGCGGggaccccgcccgccccgcgtcccgccccccgcccgaggAGGCCCCGTCCCCGGGGCTGCCGGAGGGCCGGGCGGCCGAGGTCAGAGGTCagcgcccctctccctctcccccgccaagCAGAGCTGGTCTGTAACCGGACGTTTGACAAGTATTCCTGCTGGCCAGACGCCCTCCCCAACAGCACCGCCAACTCCTCCTGCCCCTGGTACCTGCCCTGGCACGACAAAGGTAccccccggggagggccgggggggatgggggtcacggccggggcggggggagaggcgggggagtgACTCGGCCGGTCTCTCCCCCGCAGTGCGACACGGCCTGGCCTTCAAGAGGTGCGGGCCGGACGGGCAGTGGGTGAAGGAGCCTCGTAACGCCTCCCAGTGCGTGATGGACGTCCAGGAAGTGGTGGCCCAGGTCAGCTgggaccccggggccgggcggcggaggggcggggacgCCGGGGGGCCgtcccgggggaggcgggggagggggacacgaCCCCCGACCCGCCGCCGTCCGACCAGGAGAGGTTCGCCCGCACCTACAACAGCTTCCAGATCATGTACACCGTCGGCTACTCCGTGTCGCTGGgtgccctcctccttgccctctccatCCTGCTGGGCTTCAGGTAGCCGGGGGAcgaggtcggggggtggggaggggagggggcttctcggaggaggggaggccggggccaTTCCTAGGGCGGGCTCCGCTCCTTTGGAGGAATCTCCGTGCGGAGGGGTCGCGGCCTGTggtgattttatttattcgtgTCGATGTCCCGACGTCCGccgttcccccgccccccccccagtccgtgagctcgttgcgggcggggatcgtcgctCTCCGttgtcctattgtactttcccaagcgcttactacggcgctctgcacgcggtaagcgcttcgtAAATTcggtcgagtgaatgaatgagggaaaccCAGGCCCGTCAGTCGGAGGtctcgggttctgatcccggctcggtccCTCGCTCGCGGTGAGAtcctgggcgagtctcttcacgtTCTCtccgcttcggtttcctcatctcaaaaaacggggatgaaatccccgttctccctccccctcggattgggagccccgtgagggccggggaccgcgccccccccccccccccccgtcgtcgtctcgtatctcccccggcgctcggtacggcgctcggcgTGCGATGAGCGCTAAAGAGATGCCCCGGTGGTCATCGGGGTTACTTCGGAGGGCCGGCAGAGGGCACGGAGAAGCGGGCGGGAGACGCTGGGAGTCGAAGACGGAGATAGGCTACGCAAAGGGGGTGAGGTGGATGGAGTGAGGAAGACGACCCGGAGGCTGCCGCCCGGGGTTGGCCACGGTGGACGGCGCTGCCCGCCCCCTCGTCGGAGGGGCCGGCCCGTCGCCTCGCAGGCCGGCCCGGGCGGCCCCGTGGGCGACCACCCCCCCGCAACCGGCCGGACGCGGTTCTCTCCGCAGCAAACTGCACTGTGTGCGGAATTACATCCACATGAACCTGTTCGCCTCCTTCGTGCTGAAGGCCGGCTCCGTGCTGGTCATCGACGCCCTCCTCAGGACCCGCTACAGCCAGAAGATCGGCGACGACCTCAGCGTCAGCATCTGGCTCGGCGACGAGGTCAGGGccgggcgccccctccccactcgcCCCCTcggccggtcccccccccccgaccccgaccccgacccccgggggcgccgcccctccctcccccgccgccgggcTCCCCGCCGGGCGACGCGCTCCCCctcggggggccggccggggggcgccGTCGGAGCGGACGGTGAGGTCCGCTCCCGTGCCCGCCGTGTCCAGCAGGCGCTGGCCGGCTGCCGGGCGGCCACGGTGCTCATGCAGTATGGGATCGTGGCCAACTACTGCTGGCTGTTGGTGGAGGGCATCTACTTACACAACGTCCTGGTGTCGGCCGTCTTCTCGGAGAGGAGCTACTTCAACCTCTACCTGGGCATCGGCTGGGGTgagagcggggcccgggggccaccCCCGGGGCCGCCGGAGGGACGGGCGgtgcggcggcgggggccgggggggtgtctctcttccctcacGGGGCGGCGGCCGTCCCCACAGGAGCACCCCGTCTCTTCCTCGTCCCCTGGGTGGTGCTGAGGGCACTGTTCGACAACATCCAGTAAGTAGCGGGGCGGCCGAAGACGGGGGCTgcggagaggcggcgtggcctcgggggtggagcccgggcccgggaggcggaaggacccggaggccgatcccggctccgccgcccgtctgctacccggggcctcgggtccctcatctggaaaacggggattaagaccgggagccccccgggggacaggggaCCGAGCCCAACTCGATCAAGTCGcatcctaccccggcgctcaggacggtgcgcggcgtatagtaagccctcaacgagtaccgtcgtcgtcattatcgtCACCGGCACCGTATCCGGTGCCGAGGGGCCCCGAGGGGCAAAacacgcggaagggagggggtccgggaggggaCCGGGTCCGGGTCGGAGCCGCAAAGCGGGCGGGGGCCGGCTGGGtggcgggcggccggggggggtccCGGCATCCAGCCCCGGCTCCCCGCTCCAGGTGTTGGAGCAGCAACAATAACATGGCCTTCTGGTGGATCCTCCGCTTCCCCGTCTTCCTGGCCATCTCGGTGAGTCAGCCGGCCCTCGCGCCgccgacctctgaccccggcggcccccgggcccgcctcGCCCGCCTCTGAAGCGTCCCTGTCTCCCGGGCAGATCAATCTCTTCGTCTTCATCCGCATTATCCAGATCCTGGTCTCCAAGCTCCGAGCCCACCAGATGCGTTACACCGACTACAAATTCCGGTGagggtcccccgcccccctccccgagcccaggggggagggggccgccccatCGATCCGTCGGCGGCGgtcatcgagcgctcaccgtgcgcggagcgccggcGCGAGCCCTCGAGGGCGGCGGCTacggtagtaagcgctccacgagTGCCGTGATCATTCCAAGTGCCGAGGGAGGGGCGGATGTCAACTGCTTCGGGGGTCCAAGCTCTCCCGggggctcggcacagtgctccgcaggtagtaggcgctcaataaccgGCAGATTGttcgagagggaggaaggagggctcagtcggggaaggcccctcggaggagatgggcttctaagaaggcttcgaaggcggggagaacGAGCGCTcgccaagtgcagagcaccgcgctgagcgccgggggggaggagaccgcaacagggtcggtagacgcggcccacgaggagctcacggtctagcgggAGAACTCCCCATCTAGCGGCAAAGGATCCGTCGACGTCGTCCCGTCTCCGCTCacccgttccccccacccccgcccccctccgacgCCCAGCTAGCCGGGAGGGTAAGAATATCGTCTCCTCCCCCCGCGGCGACAGGCGTCCCGTGCCCCCCTCCTGGGGCACGATCTCCCAGctctcctcgccccccgcccccacctctctcGGGGGCTAATTTTAGAAGCCGGACCGCGGACgtcccggaggggccggggcccacGGGTTCTAAAATCAGTCCCCGAGGCGGGAGAGATTGCAAGATGCCATCGGGGTGAAGGAACGGTCCTCACGCCTCCACGGGTCGGCGGAGCCGGGGGCCGACGTGGTTCCCGTCACCCCCGCGGAGGGAgagtttcctcccttcctccaccccactgGCAGAGGTCTCTCCTGCCCGCCTCCTCCGTGGGTGGCGCGGCCCCACGTCCGTAGCGGtcggccctgcccaccccctcgGGGAAGGCCGGCCCCGGTCTTCGGGGGCCGGCCTTCCCCGCTCCCTCGGTCGGTGGTCCCGCCCAAGTCCTTAGCGGACggctccgcccgccccccgggcggAGGGTCCGGCTCCCGGAGGGCGGCAGCCGGTGGGATCGATCGAAGAGGAAACCCCGGCCCAGGTCTGGGAAGACCATCCGGCGCGGCTccgcggcggggccggccccggcccccgcggtgACCCCGTGCCCGTCCCCCCGCCCAGGCTGGCCAAGTCCACCCTGACCCTGATCCCTCTGCTGGGCGTCCACGAGATCGTGTTCGCCTTTGTGACGGACGAGCACGCCCAGGGGACCCTGCGCTTCGTCAAGCTCTTCTTCGACCTCTTCGTCAGCTCCTTCCAGGTGCCCGCCCcacgccccgccgggccccgcccccgcccggccccctcctccccccacgcaCCCGGCacggaggagcggggcggcctagcggctagagcgcgggcctgggagtcggaaggacccgggttctcatcccggctcccgtggggcctcgggcgagtccctccgctgctctccgcctcggttccctcgtctgtaaaatggggctggaggccgggagccccacgtggggcggggacggggtccaaccccatctgcccgTAGCCACCCCGGCGGTCGGCgcggcgcctggcacctagtgagcgctcaacagataccacggtcACTCCGGCTCCAGCCGTCAACCGGTCCGTCCGCGGCGTTGGCCGCGGGCTTCCCGCCGTCGGGGgtgggcaccgtactgagcgcccggccCCTGACACCCTCTTTCTCGCAGGGGGTGCTCGTGGCCATTCTCTACTGCTTCGTCAATAAGGAGGTGAGTCCGATTCCCAGTCGATCAGTCGACCCTGTCGAACGCTCTGTGGGCGCAGAGCGCTGAACTCAGAGTCTGGGAGAGTCTGGGacctaatcccgctccgccgctcgcccgccgtgaccttgggcgagtcgcttcacttccctgggcctcggttgtcccgtctgccaaatggggggtgagaccgtgagccccgtgtggggacgCCCAAtctgcctggatccaccccagaacttcccCGGCGCGCGATatgcgcttaaccgataccgcaGTCATCGTCACGTGGGACGCAGTAGACGCTAAACAAATCCACGGTCGTTATCGTcgtcacgcgggacagggaccacgtccaaccgaataccagaattatcattattattacctcggatccaccccgatctcagcgcagtgcctggcacccagtcgGCGCTTAAAAAAGCACCACGGTTATTACTGCGTGGACACGGCAAGCGCCTAACGaacgccataatcattattattaccgtggctATCGtacgggacggggactacgtccgacccgatcacctcggataacgataataatgacgttggtctttctaagcgccggggggagacgcggggtgatcagatcgtcccgcgggaggctcaacggtctccatccccatttttacagacgaggtcactgaggcccagagaggcgaagtgactcgcccccggtcacacagctgacgtggcagagccgggattcgaacccatgacctctgactccgggcccgggccctttgcactgagccacgccgcaccccgcgcttaatacggtgcccggcgcatagtagcGCTCAAAACAATTGCCCCAGCAAACGTTGGTCTGACACGTTCCCCGGCCACCTGGAGCCTACGGGCTAGAGTCGGGCTTCCTGGGCCCCTTTCCTGGTTTTCCAAGGTGAGCGGACggtagaggagagaggtggagatggggggggggggtcccccccgtGGCTTTTAGCCGAAGGGGGACGCCCCGTCCCCAAACGCCCCCCGCGTCTAGCGTGCCCCGCGGCCGGCCCCGACCCGTCGGCCGATCCGGTCGGGTCCAGTGGCGGagcgtgtgcggagcgccgtcccgGCGCCCCTCGGGCCTTCGCGGGGACGCTCCCGCGGCCGCCGAGCCCCGGACAGATAGGACGGGACGACCGAATGACGGAGGCCCGGGTGGATGGCACAGGTGCAGGGGGAGCTGGTGAAACCGCTGGCGACGTTGGCAGCTGGGGaaggccctggaggaggaggcagaggcacaCCTGCAGCCACACGGGCACCGCCCGTCCCGGAGAGAAACGCCATCTGGTCGTCGGCCGCGGCGGCGCcgacgggccggggcgggccggccggccgcgggGCCCCTCCCCGGGCGCTTCATCGGGGAGGGACGGCGGCGGGCACCTCGGGGCGACGGCTTCCCCGCTGCTAACCGTTCCCCGACGGAGGCCGGGAGAGCGGGCTTCTGAGGGGGCCCCCGGGAGCCTGGAACCAGAGCCGGCGAGGGAGGGGTCGCTCGGCACCGGCCGGGAcccgggcgggaggcggggagacccggggcccgccccgctccccgcacCCTCTCCGGGCGGGAGCGGAGAGGGCGCCGGGAGGCCGTGCGGCCCGGCGCCCTCCCGTCGTTGCCTCCCGCCTCCCCgctcgccccccgaccccggggccgggcgggggaccggaggccgggcccggaccGCGGCCTCGGGCCCTACAAGGGAGAACCGCTGTCGAGCAAGTGGCCGATCTGCCCCGGGTCCACGCGCCCGgcctgtctccccgccccggcccgcctcgcCGGAGCCGGGAggaccccgggggggcggggggggcgtctCTGACCGGCCCGGGGGGGAAAGGGACCGGCGACGTGGCccgtgcgtgtctgtgtgtgtgtaggtcCGTATGTGGCTGTGTACGTATCTCTGTGTTTCTCACGTGCGCACGTGGAGGGCCCCAGCGGAGCGCCGGAGCGGCACTGCCCACCCCCGCGCGGAGCACCCTGGGAAAGGGGACACCTCTCCTCATCCCtcggtcagtcgtatctattgagcgcttcccgtgggcagagcaccgtaccgagcgtcgCGGGCAGGGACGGTCGCTCTTTACTGGATGTACCGTAGTTCccgagcgcgtagtacagtgccccgcacacggcaagcgctcaataaatgccaccgaacaGAACGAATGGATGATCATCTTTGTCCGGCCGGGTCGGGGAGACGCGGCCAGAGAGGAGAGTCCAGGGAGAGGTGAGCGTAGCGCCGGAGAGGCGTGGAAGAGAGGATCCCGGGATCGACCCGAGTagccgcgtggctcggcggctagagccggggggacccgggttcgATTCCGGCCCCCCGGCGCGTGACCGGCCGTGGACCGGTGGGCGAGTGGCttgatttctccgggcctcagctccctcatccgtgaCCTGGGGTGAAGAGCGTGAGCAccacgggggacggggctggGCCCGACCCGGTCACCTCGTAACTACTTCAGTGCTCAGAGCGGTGCCCGACACGTAGGGAGTGGTTtacgagtaccattattaatactaataacctGGGAGGGAATCCAACCTGGCCAGGGGCCCCGtcgcccccgtcctccccaccccggctctcCGAGCCCCGACGGTCACCTCCGCGGAACCGGGGAGGGGGGCCAGACCGGCCCGCCCGAAACCCTCTGGGAGGTCGGCACggctcccgccgccccggccccaacGCCGCCGGTCCGCTCTGGTGCCGGGCTGGGCCGCCGGGGCTCGCCGGGACCACCCCGCCTCGGAGCCGACGCGGAGAGCAGGTAAAGCAAATCCCGCTCCGCTCTCCGGCCCCCGCTCCCTGGTCCAGCCCGGACCTCCCGGGGGCTCCGAGAAGGCAAGTCACGGGGCGGGGAGTGAAAGGGACTCGGGTAGGATAGGCGGGCGAGGCCCGGGCCTTCTCTGGAAGTTggcaggtggggagaggcggcggggagtttgggggtggaacgggggagggattgggggggcTTCTGGATAGGATGTGAGGCGGGGGGGTTCTGGGGAAGATGAGGACCGGACCGGGGGCTTCTGGGTAAGGcgaggggtgggcaggggcttCTGCTAGATGTGGACCAGAGAGTTCCGGGGGTAAGATAAGGAATGGGGTCGGGGGTGCTTCCAGGTAGCCCGTGGAT
The sequence above is drawn from the Ornithorhynchus anatinus isolate Pmale09 unplaced genomic scaffold, mOrnAna1.pri.v4 scaffold_264_arrow_ctg1, whole genome shotgun sequence genome and encodes:
- the GCGR gene encoding LOW QUALITY PROTEIN: glucagon receptor (The sequence of the model RefSeq protein was modified relative to this genomic sequence to represent the inferred CDS: deleted 2 bases in 2 codons), with translation MPAPRPHPLVPLLLLLLLLSCQAPSAQVLDFVFEKWKGYSNECLRNLSLLPPPTELVCNRTFDKYSCWPDALPNSTANSSCPWYLPWHDKVRHGLAFKRCGPDGQWVKEPRNASQCVMDVQEVVAQERFARTYNSFQIMYTVGYSVSLGALLLALSILLGFSKLHCVRNYIHMNLFASFVLKAGSVLVIDALLRTRYSQKIGDDLSVSIWLGDEALAGCRAATVLMQYGIVANYCWLLVEGIYLHNVLVSAVFSERSYFNLYLGIGWGAPRLFLVPWVVLRALFDNIQCWSSNNNMAFWWILRFPVFLAISINLFVFIRIIQILVSKLRAHQMRYTDYKFRLAKSTLTLIPLLGVHEIVFAFVTDEHAQGTLRFVKLFFDLFVSSFQGVLVAILYCFVNKEVQGELVKRWRRWQLGKALEEEQRHTCSHTGTARPGEKRHLVVGRGGADGPGRAGRPRGPSPGASSGRDGGGHLGATASPLLTVPRRRPGERASEGAPGSLEPEPRSLPPGPPTPASRLSRSQPGEEASSGAAGDPGWALRGPFSDGTLPKENPGGESPFGFGGRDGRVAVFPVGLDGWDILD